A single region of the Triticum dicoccoides isolate Atlit2015 ecotype Zavitan chromosome 2B, WEW_v2.0, whole genome shotgun sequence genome encodes:
- the LOC119362890 gene encoding uncharacterized protein LOC119362890, whose amino-acid sequence MVILCAAQPAPSVHSEFLSRWLSLNSPKMPYALNSTATKLRKQNRRRRIITYAKSSSLQDSVASVKPSRLLPTVEPKTFPNSVPDEILLKLRLEESDAFYILELCTSRELSSSLLDKNSAILACLIDVDGDSLLQRVPAIYGDQPAHVTKPLQFLPFQSGSVDIVTFKGPKLQTIKEIWIGLESGSWRLDGLSLKVIHGTRNTPEDLEGTLEPKFSGLRYTFDKLGALLGEDGASVVEARPTAVTDLSGISISDLQEGQLSSAKTASSIKELKEDGLREYADLKQSLLLYDISIVITGFSAFTLALNDGAAYSFLVGGIGGFLYLLLLQRSVDGLPAISSPSEASSSEPTMNFSGVRRPWLILSIVMVAGAVALKYGAGGDSFELTPTELFVGAAGFLANKVAVLLAAFKPLQSNLESDDGSVD is encoded by the exons ATGGTGATCCTTTGTGCTGCCCAACCTGCTCCTTCGGTTCATTCTGAATTTCTGTCTCGATGGTTATCACTCAACAGCCCCAAAATGCCTTACGCTCTCAACTCAACCGCAACGAAACTCAGAAAGCAAAACAGACGTCGGCGGATAATTACTTACGCGAAAAGTTCTTCGTTACAAG ATTCAGTGGCCTCTGTAAAGCCATCTCGTCTTCTGCCCACAGTGGAACCAAAAACATTTCCCAATAGTGTCCCTGATGAGATACTATTAAAACTCAGATTGGAAGAATCTGATGCCTTTTACATACTAGAGCTGTGCACAAGTAGAGAACTTAGTTCCTCTTTGCTAGATAAGAACTCCGCGATCTTAGCCTGCTTAATCGATGTTGACGGTGACTCCTTGCTACAAAGAGTACCAGCAATCTATGGGGACCAACCTGCACATGTCACCAAGCCGTTACAATTCCTTCCTTTTCAAAGTGGTTCAGTTGATATCGTCACCTTTAAAGGTCCCAAATTGCAAACAATTAAAGAAATCTGGATCGGCCTTGAATCAG GTTCATGGAGATTAGATGGTTTAAGTTTGAAAGTGATCCATGGAACCCGGAATACACCTGAAGATCTTGAGGGAACACTTGAGCCCAAGTTTAGCGGTTTACGGTACACGTTCGACAAGCTAGGTGCACTGCTTGGTGAGGATGGAGCTTCAGTAGTGGAAGCAAGGCCTACTGCTGTCACTGACCTGTCAGGAATTAGCATTTCTGATCTTCAAGAGGGACAGCTATCCTCAGCAAAGACAGCCTCAAGCATTAAGGAATTGAAGGAAGATGGTCTGAGGGAGTATGCTGATCTCAAGCAATCCTTGCTGCTTTACGACATATCTATTGTTATAACAGGTTTCTCTGCCTTCACTCTGGCTTTGAATGATGGAGCCGCCTACTCGTTCCTCGTCGGCGGGATTGGAGGGTTCCTGTATCTATTGCTGCTCCAAAGATCTGTGGACGGGTTACCGGCAATTAGTTCTCCTTCAGAAGCGAGCAGTTCAGAGCCCACTATGAACTTCAGCGGCGTAAGAAGGCCATGGTTGATATTGTCGATTGTAATGGTTGCTGGGGCTGTTGCACTGAAGTACGGTGCTGGTGGTGACAGCTTCGAGCTGACTCCGACTGAGCTATTTGTTGGCGCTGCAGGGTTCCTGGCGAACAAGGTTGCTGTTCTTCTGGCAGCATTCAAACCCTTGCAAAGTAATTTGGAGAGCGACGATGGATCTGTGGACTGA